In one Winogradskyella sp. MH6 genomic region, the following are encoded:
- a CDS encoding bifunctional alpha,alpha-trehalose-phosphate synthase (UDP-forming)/trehalose-phosphatase: MNKTIIVSNRLPLQVSIQENSLEIVPSVGGLATGMKSVHAEGNGIWIGWSGIPENELSTELSNEVQSKIRNEKCVSVPLTNQDIEEYYEGFSNRALWPLFHYFMEYSKFEQKEWEAYKRVNEKFAEVVIDNLEDGDTVWVHDYQLLLLPQLIKDRKPNTTIGFFLHIPFPSYEIFRTFPWREEILTGMLGADLLGFHTYDYERHFLSSVKRILRLDVQFNEISYHDRIIKVDSFPMGIDYDKFYNAALEHHNESREKSDLRKRLEEHITEDKKLILSIDRMDYTKGIPNRIKAFEYFLDTYSEYKEKVRLVMLAVPSRSNVPQYQKLKRETDELVGRINGKFATVSWTPIWYFYRSLPFDDLIDLYISSDVALITPIRDGMNLVAKEYVATRTNGNGVLILSEMAGASKEMNEALLINPNSYEAFAVNLKRALTMPLEEQKTRIKFLQKRLKRYDVEKWADEFLKSLESTKNVKNQKVTKKLSSDYETEFIKSFKDKDKRLLLLDYDGTLVGFKDNPQDAEPDEALFNLLDKLQEKSTLVLISGRDRDTFQRWFGHKPYNLVTDHGVWLYKNKEWKALERLKTDWMQNIRPILETFVDRTPGTFIETKNYSLAWHYRKADPELAKIRTIELNTVLTSMVANNGLSILKGNKVIEIKSSNVNKGRVVSRLLTQQDYNFVSVIGDDWTDEYMFEEAPDWAYTIKVGFTKTKAKFQIQDTEKVRELLQQL; this comes from the coding sequence ATGAATAAAACTATAATCGTTTCAAATCGTTTACCTCTTCAGGTTTCTATCCAAGAAAATTCTCTAGAAATTGTACCAAGTGTTGGCGGCTTAGCCACAGGAATGAAATCGGTACACGCAGAAGGTAATGGCATTTGGATTGGTTGGTCTGGAATACCAGAAAATGAATTAAGTACAGAGCTTTCTAATGAAGTGCAATCTAAAATTAGAAACGAAAAATGTGTTTCTGTTCCACTTACCAACCAAGATATAGAAGAATATTATGAAGGTTTTAGCAACAGAGCACTTTGGCCATTGTTCCATTACTTTATGGAATATTCAAAATTTGAACAGAAAGAATGGGAAGCGTATAAACGTGTTAATGAAAAGTTTGCTGAAGTTGTAATTGATAATTTAGAAGATGGAGATACGGTTTGGGTACACGATTACCAATTATTATTATTACCACAGCTTATAAAAGACAGAAAGCCCAATACAACTATTGGTTTCTTTTTGCACATCCCTTTTCCTTCGTATGAAATTTTTAGAACTTTTCCGTGGCGTGAAGAAATCCTAACCGGAATGTTAGGTGCCGATTTGTTAGGTTTTCATACGTATGATTACGAACGTCATTTTCTAAGTTCTGTAAAACGAATATTGCGATTAGATGTGCAATTCAACGAGATTAGTTACCATGACAGAATAATTAAAGTCGATTCTTTCCCAATGGGAATTGATTATGATAAATTTTATAACGCTGCTTTAGAGCATCATAATGAGTCTAGAGAAAAGTCGGACCTTAGAAAGCGTCTTGAAGAACACATAACTGAGGATAAAAAACTGATATTATCCATTGACAGAATGGACTATACCAAAGGTATTCCCAACAGGATTAAGGCTTTTGAATACTTTCTAGATACTTACTCAGAATATAAGGAAAAAGTTAGATTGGTAATGTTAGCTGTGCCTTCGCGCTCTAATGTTCCGCAATACCAAAAACTAAAACGCGAAACGGATGAACTTGTTGGTAGAATAAATGGAAAATTTGCAACGGTTAGTTGGACACCTATTTGGTATTTCTATAGGTCACTACCATTTGATGACTTAATTGATCTTTATATTTCATCTGATGTGGCTTTAATTACACCTATTAGAGATGGAATGAATTTAGTAGCCAAGGAGTATGTAGCGACTAGAACCAATGGCAATGGTGTGCTTATTCTTAGTGAAATGGCTGGTGCTTCTAAAGAAATGAACGAAGCGCTTTTAATAAACCCAAATAGTTATGAAGCTTTTGCAGTTAATCTAAAGCGTGCCTTAACCATGCCTTTAGAGGAACAAAAAACACGAATAAAGTTTTTGCAAAAGCGCTTAAAACGTTATGATGTTGAGAAATGGGCTGATGAATTTTTAAAGTCTCTAGAGAGTACAAAAAATGTAAAGAATCAAAAGGTTACCAAAAAACTTTCTAGTGATTATGAAACAGAATTTATAAAAAGCTTTAAAGATAAAGACAAAAGACTGCTCCTTTTGGATTATGATGGAACACTTGTTGGGTTTAAAGATAATCCTCAAGATGCAGAACCAGACGAGGCTTTATTCAATCTATTAGATAAATTACAAGAAAAATCTACTTTAGTACTTATAAGTGGACGAGACAGAGATACTTTTCAACGATGGTTTGGACACAAGCCTTATAATCTTGTAACCGACCATGGTGTTTGGCTTTATAAAAATAAAGAATGGAAAGCCTTAGAGCGTTTAAAAACAGACTGGATGCAAAACATAAGACCAATATTAGAAACTTTTGTAGACAGAACACCAGGAACGTTCATAGAAACAAAAAACTATTCCTTAGCGTGGCATTACAGAAAAGCAGATCCTGAACTTGCCAAAATCCGTACGATAGAACTTAATACTGTCCTCACGAGTATGGTGGCTAACAATGGTTTGTCTATTTTAAAAGGAAATAAAGTTATTGAAATAAAAAGCAGCAACGTTAATAAAGGACGTGTTGTAAGCCGCTTGCTCACTCAACAAGATTATAATTTTGTATCTGTTATTGGTGATGACTGGACAGACGAATACATGTTTGAAGAAGCACCCGATTGGGCCTATACCATAAAAGTTGGCTTCACCAAAACCAAGGCAAAATTTCAAATACAAGACACTGAGAAAGTACGCGAATTACTTCAACAATTATAA
- a CDS encoding glycoside hydrolase family 15 protein, translated as MNNLDYGVIGNCRSAALISKNGSVDWCCLPQFDSPSVFGKLLDENIGGSFGFEVDDSYQISQQYIENTVVLVTRFSNGLDAFEVRDFMPRYYKQNGTYHSPPEFIRYIKYISGKPTVKVVYDPKLEYAKGETSTYIKNDFIVSLTDKETYDTLFLYTDLDKDKVVKGEDIKITSDHFLLVGYHEKLFVPTLKMARLELERTKVYWLNWMERTTSYKKYNSQIARSAMTLKLLSYDKTGAILAAITTSLPETIGEVRNWDYRFCWIRDASMVIKVMSTLGHKNIAKRYLKFIINLIPDKDEKLQIMYGINGEKKLTEAFLEHLAGYKNSSPVRIGNAAYKQKQNDIYGILMDMIHQLLLDFSNDIDDGEDLWNITKGIVWVVNKHWKEPDKGIWEFRSEDQHFTFSKVLCWTAVDKAIKVGKLLGKTSKLARWQLLEQAIREDIMVNAWSDSAQAFTQAYGSDDLDASVLLMENYGFIEAKHPKYVSTVKAIERELSHDGLLYRYKNKDDFGLPSSSFTICTFWFINSLFKIGEEERAVKHFEKLLSYSNHLGLFSEDLDFKTKRLLGNFPQAYSHLALVETAINLSKVTKDEKVKDVLS; from the coding sequence ATGAACAATTTAGATTATGGTGTTATTGGTAATTGTAGAAGTGCTGCTCTAATTTCAAAAAATGGCTCTGTAGATTGGTGCTGTTTGCCTCAGTTTGATTCACCTTCTGTTTTTGGAAAACTATTAGATGAAAATATTGGAGGTTCCTTTGGTTTTGAGGTCGATGATAGTTATCAAATAAGCCAGCAATATATTGAGAATACAGTAGTTTTGGTTACGAGATTTAGTAACGGTTTAGATGCTTTTGAAGTTAGAGACTTTATGCCGAGATATTACAAGCAAAATGGTACTTACCACTCTCCTCCAGAATTCATTAGATATATAAAATACATTTCTGGTAAACCTACTGTAAAGGTTGTTTACGATCCTAAATTAGAATATGCAAAAGGAGAGACCAGTACGTATATAAAAAACGATTTTATAGTTAGCTTAACTGATAAAGAAACGTACGACACCTTGTTTTTATATACAGATTTAGATAAAGACAAAGTTGTAAAAGGTGAAGATATTAAAATTACCTCAGATCACTTTTTACTTGTAGGCTATCATGAAAAGCTTTTTGTACCCACTTTAAAAATGGCGCGTTTAGAGTTAGAACGCACCAAAGTCTATTGGTTAAATTGGATGGAGCGTACAACATCTTACAAAAAATATAACTCTCAAATAGCAAGAAGTGCTATGACATTAAAATTGCTTAGTTATGATAAGACAGGAGCAATTTTAGCAGCTATTACGACTTCTCTTCCAGAAACAATAGGAGAAGTAAGAAATTGGGATTACAGATTTTGTTGGATTCGTGATGCATCCATGGTTATAAAAGTAATGTCAACCTTAGGACATAAAAATATAGCAAAACGATACTTAAAATTTATTATCAACCTAATACCGGATAAGGACGAAAAACTTCAAATTATGTATGGTATTAATGGTGAAAAGAAGTTAACAGAAGCGTTTTTAGAACACTTAGCGGGTTATAAAAATTCTAGTCCAGTAAGGATAGGTAATGCTGCCTATAAACAAAAACAGAATGACATTTATGGTATTTTAATGGACATGATTCATCAATTGTTATTAGACTTTAGTAATGATATAGATGATGGTGAAGACTTATGGAATATTACAAAAGGTATTGTTTGGGTTGTAAACAAGCACTGGAAAGAACCCGACAAAGGTATATGGGAATTTAGATCAGAAGATCAGCATTTTACCTTTTCTAAGGTTTTATGCTGGACAGCTGTAGATAAAGCCATAAAAGTTGGCAAATTATTAGGTAAAACTTCAAAGTTGGCTCGTTGGCAATTATTAGAACAAGCCATTAGAGAAGATATTATGGTTAATGCTTGGAGTGATTCGGCTCAGGCTTTTACACAAGCTTACGGCTCAGACGATTTAGATGCTTCTGTTTTATTGATGGAAAACTATGGATTTATAGAAGCTAAGCATCCCAAATATGTAAGTACAGTAAAAGCTATAGAACGAGAGTTATCTCATGATGGGCTTTTGTACCGTTATAAAAATAAAGACGATTTTGGTTTACCATCCTCATCGTTTACCATTTGTACATTTTGGTTTATAAATAGCTTATTTAAGATAGGAGAGGAAGAAAGAGCTGTAAAACATTTTGAAAAATTATTGTCTTACAGTAATCATTTAGGATTGTTTAGTGAGGATTTAGATTTTAAAACAAAACGACTGTTAGGAAATTTTCCACAAGCCTATTCTCATTTAGCACTTGTTGAAACAGCAATAAATCTATCTAAGGTTACAAAAGATGAAAAGGTAAAAGACGTATTGTCTTAA
- a CDS encoding alpha-1,4-glucan--maltose-1-phosphate maltosyltransferase: protein MQNQRRVVIDTVTPQINCGEFYIKRIVNEVVNVDAHVLVDGHDVIAASVLYKHEKERKWSEVRMHHVVNDEWKASFTVEKQGFYTYKVEGWVDYALNWQHGIERKIDDNQHVRSELLEGVTYLKPLLKKASKKEKEYLAHCIDCFENEDKYDDAIKEATSHKLHDIFVKYPEKHLANASKELQIYVDRKKALFSTWYEFFPRSSSQTEGQHGTFKDCERLLPRIAEMGFDTLYFPPVHPIGEVNRKGKNNTTNAKEGDVGSAWGIGSQYGGHKDIHPQLGTVEDFKALIKKAKDLGIEIAMDYALQAAPDHPWVKEHPDWFKWRPDGTVQYAENPPKKYQDILPIYWESKDYKNLWKECLDILMYWIDCGIKVFRVDNPHTKPYYFWNWIIAEVKKQHPDILFLAEAFTKPKVMQQLAKQGYTQSYTYFTWRNNKQELIEYMTELTQSDQREYMRPNFWPNTPDINPYHLQGANESKYLQRYVLAATLSSNIGIYGPVFEQQIDDAIPGKEEYYMSEKFEVKHYNWDVQNKLTSIISKVNAIRHQHEALQQTNNIKFCHVENDNLLAFYKWNDSKTDELLIIVSLEQYYAQQGTVQLPLQDLGIHSGHQITVNDLVTGSSYNWHNEWNFIELHPTLPFHIFKINK, encoded by the coding sequence ATGCAAAACCAAAGACGTGTTGTCATAGACACAGTTACGCCTCAAATTAACTGTGGTGAGTTTTATATAAAACGCATTGTAAACGAAGTTGTAAATGTAGATGCTCATGTCCTTGTAGATGGACATGATGTTATTGCGGCTTCTGTACTTTATAAGCATGAAAAAGAACGAAAATGGAGCGAGGTAAGAATGCATCATGTAGTTAATGACGAATGGAAAGCCTCATTTACAGTAGAAAAACAAGGCTTTTACACTTATAAGGTTGAAGGTTGGGTAGACTATGCATTAAATTGGCAACATGGTATTGAACGAAAAATTGACGATAATCAGCATGTAAGGTCAGAGCTTTTAGAAGGGGTAACTTACCTTAAACCATTACTAAAAAAAGCTTCAAAAAAGGAAAAAGAATACTTAGCCCATTGCATAGATTGTTTTGAAAATGAGGACAAATATGATGATGCTATCAAAGAAGCAACATCTCACAAACTGCATGATATCTTTGTAAAATATCCAGAAAAGCATTTGGCTAATGCATCTAAAGAATTACAAATCTATGTAGATAGAAAGAAAGCACTTTTCAGCACTTGGTATGAATTCTTCCCTAGATCTTCTTCTCAAACCGAAGGTCAACATGGAACATTTAAAGATTGTGAGCGTTTATTACCTCGAATAGCAGAAATGGGTTTTGATACCTTGTATTTTCCACCAGTTCATCCAATTGGTGAAGTTAATCGTAAAGGAAAAAACAACACAACCAATGCCAAAGAAGGAGATGTAGGTTCGGCTTGGGGAATTGGCTCGCAATATGGAGGTCATAAAGATATTCACCCACAACTAGGAACAGTTGAAGACTTTAAAGCATTGATTAAAAAAGCTAAAGATTTGGGTATTGAAATTGCTATGGATTACGCATTACAGGCAGCACCAGATCATCCTTGGGTAAAAGAGCATCCAGATTGGTTTAAATGGAGACCAGACGGAACAGTTCAGTATGCTGAGAATCCTCCAAAAAAATATCAGGATATTTTACCAATTTACTGGGAAAGTAAAGACTATAAAAACCTTTGGAAAGAATGTTTAGACATTTTAATGTACTGGATAGATTGTGGTATCAAAGTTTTTAGAGTAGATAATCCGCATACAAAACCTTATTATTTTTGGAATTGGATTATAGCTGAAGTAAAAAAACAACATCCAGATATCCTTTTCTTAGCAGAGGCATTTACTAAGCCAAAGGTAATGCAGCAATTAGCTAAACAAGGATATACACAATCGTATACATACTTTACTTGGAGAAATAATAAGCAAGAGCTTATTGAGTATATGACAGAGCTTACCCAATCCGATCAGCGTGAGTATATGAGACCAAATTTTTGGCCAAATACACCAGATATCAATCCCTATCATTTACAAGGAGCTAATGAGTCTAAATATTTGCAACGTTATGTTTTAGCTGCAACATTAAGCTCTAACATAGGTATTTATGGCCCTGTATTTGAACAACAGATAGATGATGCTATTCCTGGAAAAGAAGAATATTATATGTCTGAGAAGTTTGAAGTGAAGCATTACAATTGGGATGTGCAAAATAAGCTGACGTCTATAATATCAAAGGTAAATGCTATCCGTCATCAACATGAAGCATTACAACAAACAAATAACATTAAATTTTGCCATGTAGAGAACGATAACCTATTGGCTTTTTACAAATGGAATGACTCAAAAACAGACGAGTTATTAATCATTGTTAGTTTAGAACAATACTATGCACAACAAGGAACGGTTCAATTGCCTTTGCAAGATTTAGGAATCCATTCTGGTCATCAAATAACTGTAAATGATTTAGTTACAGGAAGCAGTTATAATTGGCATAACGAATGGAATTTTATTGAGTTGCATCCCACCTTACCATTTCATATATTTAAGATAAATAAATAG
- a CDS encoding phosphotransferase: MSKKKSTSVNLKTPYNFNVQWEELMENEDFVKTFLSDVLEKYIIKQRWYGGKSSKLKYIELAEYFRIQQNEEVYYGLILEVNFNEAFYQHYFLPIAFVSDENFAKDDRILPISIQNQEGFIIDAINLEAFRKVVFERILTAVPKDRTRVQYKKSSLFNDCKYESSRFMGMEQSNTSIIYNDKYVLKFFRRIYADRNPDYEMSRFLSEKKDFKNTPAYLGSMQIKDHENINITIALMNELVPNEGDAWAYMLQELHKVFLNLEYKNININRLPHTEPFERLTIRDIPAQIIDWAGLNVFTKMQTLAKRTAEMHIALGSEFEDTSFTPERFNGDYTVWLKNRLLYQFQNRLNAVENNLHKLDGLALELANEFLERKNEIRKRFLNFDWTKLKGERLRVHGDYHLGQILVKNDDFYILDFEGEPESTIRDRKVKQPPLKDVAGLFRSFHYAIYATIFNNQEKYKQSQEELFKAGEILYQYFIGLFLGTYVVEIQNANINIGYQQERIFLLKYSLLEKAVYELGYELNSRPLWAVIPLKGISNIINH; encoded by the coding sequence ATGTCTAAAAAGAAATCTACATCAGTCAATCTTAAAACACCGTACAATTTTAATGTACAGTGGGAGGAGTTGATGGAAAATGAAGATTTTGTAAAAACATTTCTTTCAGACGTCTTAGAAAAATATATCATAAAGCAACGCTGGTACGGTGGCAAGTCGAGTAAGCTAAAATATATTGAACTTGCTGAATATTTCAGAATCCAACAAAACGAAGAAGTATACTATGGGCTTATACTAGAAGTTAATTTCAATGAAGCTTTTTACCAACATTACTTTTTGCCTATAGCTTTTGTGTCTGATGAAAATTTTGCTAAGGACGACAGGATTTTACCAATAAGCATTCAAAATCAAGAAGGTTTTATAATAGATGCTATAAACTTAGAAGCATTCAGAAAGGTGGTTTTTGAGCGTATACTAACAGCTGTACCAAAAGATCGTACTCGAGTACAATACAAAAAGAGTTCATTATTTAATGATTGCAAGTACGAATCATCGAGATTTATGGGTATGGAACAAAGCAATACGTCCATTATTTATAATGATAAGTATGTTTTAAAATTCTTCAGACGCATTTATGCAGACCGCAACCCTGATTATGAAATGAGTCGTTTTTTATCTGAAAAGAAAGATTTTAAAAATACTCCTGCTTACTTAGGAAGCATGCAAATTAAAGACCACGAAAACATAAATATCACCATTGCGTTAATGAACGAATTGGTGCCAAACGAAGGTGATGCTTGGGCTTATATGTTGCAGGAACTTCATAAAGTGTTTTTAAATTTAGAGTATAAAAACATTAACATAAACCGTCTGCCTCACACAGAACCTTTTGAGCGATTGACTATTAGAGATATTCCTGCGCAAATTATTGATTGGGCTGGTTTAAATGTCTTTACAAAAATGCAGACGCTAGCTAAACGCACCGCAGAGATGCATATAGCTTTGGGATCTGAGTTTGAGGATACATCCTTTACGCCAGAAAGGTTTAATGGTGATTATACAGTTTGGTTAAAAAACAGATTGTTGTATCAATTTCAAAATCGTTTAAATGCGGTTGAGAACAATCTTCATAAGTTAGATGGTTTGGCATTAGAACTGGCAAATGAGTTTCTGGAACGTAAAAACGAAATTAGAAAACGATTCTTAAATTTTGATTGGACTAAGTTAAAAGGCGAACGACTCAGAGTACATGGAGATTACCACTTGGGTCAAATTCTCGTTAAGAACGATGATTTCTACATCCTCGATTTTGAAGGTGAACCAGAAAGCACCATTAGAGACAGAAAAGTAAAACAGCCACCACTAAAGGATGTTGCAGGATTATTTAGGTCGTTTCATTATGCCATTTACGCAACAATCTTCAACAACCAAGAGAAGTACAAGCAAAGCCAAGAAGAACTTTTTAAGGCAGGCGAGATTTTGTATCAATATTTTATAGGGTTATTTTTAGGAACTTATGTTGTAGAAATTCAAAATGCTAATATTAACATTGGCTATCAGCAAGAACGTATATTTTTATTAAAATATTCACTATTAGAAAAAGCAGTTTACGAATTAGGTTACGAGCTTAATTCTCGACCACTTTGGGCAGTTATTCCGTTAAAGGGAATTTCAAATATTATCAACCACTAA
- the glgB gene encoding 1,4-alpha-glucan branching protein GlgB, producing the protein MAEVIAHSLFTDFDIDLFKSGKHYRLYEKFGSHITTVNGVEGTYFAVWAPSAKSVSVVGDFNFWLEGDHKLNVRWDESGIWEGFIPGVGKGNIYKYKIHSHHNDIKTEKADPYARRCEHPPNTASIVWEDDYKWKDNKWMKKRKDHNALDAPFSVYEVHLGSWKKKVEENRFLTYEELAEDLVTYVKDMNFTHVELMPIMEYPYDPSWGYQLTGYFAPTSRFGYPEDFKLLVDKLHQNDIGIILDWVPSHFPEDAHGLGFFDGSALYEHPDRRKGYHPDWKSLIFNYGRNEVKSFLISNAIFWLDQYHADGLRVDAVASMLFLDYSREEGEWEPNMFGGRENLDAISFMREMNEAVYTSFPDVQTIAEESTSFPMVSKPTYLGGLGFGMKWMMGWMHDTLQYFAKEPIYRKHHQNDLTFSMTYAFTENFMLPLSHDEVVYGKHSILGRMPGDEWQRFANLRLLYSYMFTHPGTNLLFQGAEFGQSEEWNFQQSLDWHLLQYAPHKGVQALIKDLNALYRNEPALHQKQFTGEGFEWIDYNDSENSVLLYIRKGNDKEDHLIIACNMTPVPRDKYKIGVPRQGKLKEIFNSDLKKYFGTGKYKNTIQTVKAEPWQYRDYSVEVNIPPLGMVALKYSK; encoded by the coding sequence ATGGCAGAAGTAATTGCACACAGTTTATTTACAGATTTTGATATCGATTTGTTTAAATCTGGTAAACATTATCGTCTTTACGAAAAATTCGGTTCTCATATCACAACCGTTAATGGAGTAGAAGGTACCTATTTTGCGGTTTGGGCACCAAGTGCTAAATCAGTTTCCGTTGTTGGTGATTTTAACTTTTGGTTAGAAGGAGATCATAAACTTAATGTGCGTTGGGATGAAAGCGGAATTTGGGAAGGTTTTATACCTGGTGTTGGTAAAGGCAATATTTACAAGTATAAAATTCATAGTCATCATAACGATATAAAGACAGAGAAAGCAGATCCGTATGCCAGACGTTGTGAGCATCCGCCAAATACAGCTTCAATAGTTTGGGAAGATGATTATAAGTGGAAGGATAACAAATGGATGAAAAAGCGTAAGGATCACAATGCTTTAGATGCTCCTTTTTCAGTTTACGAAGTTCATTTAGGCTCGTGGAAAAAGAAGGTTGAAGAAAATAGATTCTTAACTTACGAAGAACTTGCGGAAGATCTTGTGACCTATGTAAAGGATATGAATTTTACGCACGTAGAGCTTATGCCAATTATGGAATATCCTTATGATCCATCTTGGGGTTATCAACTTACAGGTTATTTTGCACCAACATCGCGTTTTGGTTATCCTGAAGATTTTAAACTACTAGTAGATAAATTACATCAAAACGATATAGGAATCATTTTAGATTGGGTACCATCGCATTTTCCTGAAGATGCTCATGGACTTGGTTTTTTTGATGGCTCGGCTCTATACGAACATCCAGATAGACGAAAAGGTTACCATCCAGATTGGAAAAGCTTAATCTTCAATTACGGAAGAAATGAAGTAAAATCGTTCCTAATTAGTAATGCCATTTTTTGGCTAGATCAATACCATGCTGATGGTCTAAGGGTTGATGCTGTTGCATCCATGTTGTTTTTAGATTACAGTAGAGAAGAAGGTGAATGGGAACCAAATATGTTTGGTGGCAGAGAAAATCTTGATGCTATCTCGTTTATGCGCGAAATGAATGAAGCGGTTTACACTTCGTTTCCCGATGTACAAACCATTGCAGAAGAATCAACGTCGTTTCCTATGGTTTCTAAACCAACCTACCTTGGTGGATTGGGTTTTGGAATGAAGTGGATGATGGGCTGGATGCATGATACATTACAGTATTTTGCTAAAGAACCAATTTATAGAAAGCATCATCAGAATGACTTAACTTTCAGTATGACATATGCTTTTACAGAGAATTTTATGTTACCACTAAGCCATGATGAAGTTGTTTATGGTAAGCACTCAATTTTAGGAAGAATGCCAGGTGACGAGTGGCAACGTTTTGCGAACTTAAGATTGTTGTACTCTTACATGTTTACACATCCAGGAACAAATTTATTATTTCAAGGAGCTGAATTTGGGCAAAGTGAAGAATGGAATTTTCAACAAAGCTTAGATTGGCATCTCTTGCAATATGCACCACATAAAGGTGTGCAAGCATTGATTAAGGACTTAAATGCTTTGTATAGAAATGAACCAGCATTGCACCAAAAACAATTTACAGGTGAAGGTTTTGAATGGATAGATTATAACGATTCTGAAAATTCTGTTTTGTTATACATTAGAAAAGGGAATGATAAAGAAGACCATTTGATTATTGCTTGTAATATGACTCCAGTGCCAAGAGATAAATATAAAATTGGAGTTCCGAGACAAGGCAAGTTGAAAGAAATATTCAATAGTGATTTGAAAAAATATTTTGGTACAGGTAAGTATAAAAATACGATTCAAACCGTAAAAGCAGAACCATGGCAATACAGAGACTATTCTGTTGAGGTTAATATTCCACCTTTAGGTATGGTTGCATTAAAATATTCTAAATAA